The genomic stretch GACCAGGACGAGTAGTTCTTGTTGCCGATGATCAGTTTCATCAGGGACTCCGTCTAAGGGAGGGGTTAGCGTCGCGCGTGGCGACGCAGGGGGTTATACATGGCGCGTTGTGTGGCCTTGCCGAGCCATCCTGGTACGACCGATTCGATCGCAGTCGGGACCAGCCCGAAGGGCAGGGGCGTGCCGCTGGCAACGTTGTCAGCACGCATCGAGCGCACATTGTCACGGCTCATTAAGGGCTGCGGTGCGAGCTCCATCAGCCTGGCCTGAAACATCGCGAGGCCCTCGGGGAGCGGAATGACCGGGCGCGGGTGGCCGACCAGCGCGGAGACGTACTCGACCAGCTGGCGCAGCGTATAGACGCTTGGCCCGGCAAGTTCCAGCGTCTGGCCGTTGGCCGAAGTGTCGGTGAGGCAGCGCCACACCACCTCGGCAACGTCTTCCACATAGACCGGCTGAAAGCGGGCGTTTGCGCCACCAAGCGGCAGGACCGGGAAGACCGAGGCCAGCTTTGCGAACAGGTTCAGGAAGCTGTCGTCGCGGCCGAAAATGACCGACGGTCGCAGGATGGTCCATTCGACCTCGGGCGCGGCGGCGCGGATGGCGAGTTCGCCTGCGGCCTTGGAGCGCTGATACTCGGAAGGGCCATCGGCATCGGCGCCGAGCGCGCTGACGTGAATGAGCCGTCGCACGCCGCCTGTCTTGCAGGCGGCTACGATCCTTTCCGGGAGTTCGACATGGGCGCGGGCAAAGTCGGGCCCGTAGGGCGACGCACTGCGCGAGTGCAGGATGCCGACGAGGTTCACCACGGCATCGGCGTCGGCAAACAGGCGGGAAAGGGTTGCCTCGTCATGGCAGTCGGCCTCGATCACCTCGACGTTGGGCAGGAGCAATACACGCCCTGCACGACTGCGCCGGCGCGTCGGAATCAGCACGCTGACGCCGGCTTCAGCCAGCCTGTTGGCGATGGCGGTGCCGAGAAAACCGGTACCGCCGATCAGAACGACACGTTGTGGAATCATCGTGATTGTTGCTCCGGCGCGTAGTGCATGAGTTTAGCG from Parazoarcus communis encodes the following:
- a CDS encoding complex I NDUFA9 subunit family protein — translated: MIPQRVVLIGGTGFLGTAIANRLAEAGVSVLIPTRRRSRAGRVLLLPNVEVIEADCHDEATLSRLFADADAVVNLVGILHSRSASPYGPDFARAHVELPERIVAACKTGGVRRLIHVSALGADADGPSEYQRSKAAGELAIRAAAPEVEWTILRPSVIFGRDDSFLNLFAKLASVFPVLPLGGANARFQPVYVEDVAEVVWRCLTDTSANGQTLELAGPSVYTLRQLVEYVSALVGHPRPVIPLPEGLAMFQARLMELAPQPLMSRDNVRSMRADNVASGTPLPFGLVPTAIESVVPGWLGKATQRAMYNPLRRHARR